From a single Oreochromis niloticus isolate F11D_XX linkage group LG3, O_niloticus_UMD_NMBU, whole genome shotgun sequence genomic region:
- the LOC100696664 gene encoding ladderlectin-like isoform X2 gives MKMFPVCVFVCAVMILTHAAVLPEGRTATNQTVKRHLAKRSSDCPGGWTLLRGRCFLYVPGPMTWAKAEKNCLSMGANLASVHSITEYHGIQHMIMTATHGNQETWIGGSDAQEENAWLWTDGTAFHYSNWCPGEPNNYGRNQHCLQINHSGSKCWDDKGCHEHRPSVCVKKI, from the exons ATGAagatgtttcctgtgtgtgtgtttgtttgtgctgtgATGATTCTGACCCATGCTGCTG TTCTTCCTGAAGGAAGGACTGCAACTAATCAAACAG TCAAAAGGCACCTGGCCAAGAGGTCCTCTGATTGTCCTGGAGGCTGGACTCTGTTGCGTGGTCGCTGCTTCCTCTATGTTCCAGGACCCATGACATGGGCTAAAGCAGAG AAAAACTGCTTGTCCATGGGGGCCAACCTTGCATCTGTGCACAGCATCACAGAGTACCATGGGATTCAGCACATGATAATGACTGCCACTCATGGCAACCAAGAAACCTGGATTGGAGGAAGTGATGCACAGGAG GAGAATGCCTGGTTATGGACTGATGGAACGGCTTTCCACTATTCTAACTGGTGCCCAGGAGAGCCCAATAATTACGGGCGCAACCAGCACTGTCTGCAAATTAATCATAGCG GTTCCAAGTGCTGGGATGATAAAGGGTGTCATGAACATCGACCTTCTGTTTGTGttaagaaaatatga
- the LOC100696664 gene encoding galactose-specific lectin nattectin-like isoform X1 yields MKMFPVCVFVCAVMILTHAAGEYFLPEGRTATNQTVKRHLAKRSSDCPGGWTLLRGRCFLYVPGPMTWAKAEKNCLSMGANLASVHSITEYHGIQHMIMTATHGNQETWIGGSDAQEENAWLWTDGTAFHYSNWCPGEPNNYGRNQHCLQINHSGSKCWDDKGCHEHRPSVCVKKI; encoded by the exons ATGAagatgtttcctgtgtgtgtgtttgtttgtgctgtgATGATTCTGACCCATGCTGCTGGTGAGTATT TTCTTCCTGAAGGAAGGACTGCAACTAATCAAACAG TCAAAAGGCACCTGGCCAAGAGGTCCTCTGATTGTCCTGGAGGCTGGACTCTGTTGCGTGGTCGCTGCTTCCTCTATGTTCCAGGACCCATGACATGGGCTAAAGCAGAG AAAAACTGCTTGTCCATGGGGGCCAACCTTGCATCTGTGCACAGCATCACAGAGTACCATGGGATTCAGCACATGATAATGACTGCCACTCATGGCAACCAAGAAACCTGGATTGGAGGAAGTGATGCACAGGAG GAGAATGCCTGGTTATGGACTGATGGAACGGCTTTCCACTATTCTAACTGGTGCCCAGGAGAGCCCAATAATTACGGGCGCAACCAGCACTGTCTGCAAATTAATCATAGCG GTTCCAAGTGCTGGGATGATAAAGGGTGTCATGAACATCGACCTTCTGTTTGTGttaagaaaatatga